In one Solanum lycopersicum chromosome 11, SLM_r2.1 genomic region, the following are encoded:
- the LOC101246790 gene encoding uncharacterized protein, translated as MVGFHVRRLAHRLTRSSISALLLHDSASAAHVSLLKVGSRSYNTAAKNRIRDLFPSNCSNATSPCNPGTSYGPLSRYQILLGLGHKEYCTTTGNEEKQTISVTFVDKDGEEKHIKVPVGMSLLEAAHENDIELEGACEGSLACSTCHVIVMDVDQYNKLEDPTDEENDMLDLAFGLTETSRLGCQVIAKPELDGIRVALPAATRNFAVDGFKPKPH; from the exons ATGGTCGGCTTCCATGTTCGCCGACTGGCCCATCGGCTCACTCGTTCTTCTATCTCTGCCCTTCTTCTTCATGATTCTGCTTCT GCGGCGCATGTATCATTATTGAAAGTGGGTTCAAGGAGTTACAACACTGCGGCGAAGAATCGAATTAGGGATTTGTTTCCATCCAATTGTTCAAACG CCACATCACCCTGCAACCCAGGGACATCATATGGACCCTTGTCGAGATACCAAATTTTGTTGGGCCTG GGGCATAAAGAATATTGCACTACTACAGGGAATGAGGAAAAGCAAAC AATATCTGTAACATTTGTTGACAAGGATGGAGAAGAGAAGCACATCAAGGTCCCTGTTGGAATGTCTTTGTTAGAAGCTGCACATGAGAATGACATTGAGCTTGAAG GAGCATGTGAAGGATCACTTGCCTGTTCCACATGTCATGTGATAGTTATG GATGTGGACCAGTACAACAAGCTAGAAGATCCAACAGACGAAGAAAATGACATGTTGGATCTTGCTTTTGGCCTCACAGAGAC GTCTCGTCTAGGTTGTCAAGTAATTGCTAAACCTGAACTTGATGGAATCCGCGTAGCTCTTCCTGCAGCCACGAGAAACTTTGCTGTTGATGGCTTCAAACCAAAACCACATTAG
- the LOC104644757 gene encoding uncharacterized protein: protein MPICFGIKEFAIITGLRCHHAVQPLPIVKPKNTTNKTKKVKGKEKIADDDDLVDIVGKSYRSTNLLTDLESKTLSSKHKESLRLVWFVHAILWAKDTKQVIPTSLLKLSQDREEFNNYPWGHESYNLTVKYLLQKLGHLKPFRTSDSKSRTTLKRFLIQGSLDGCLPRTTKKRMLSTCSPLLMMQLCIRGSSLLISNQPCQHLLTLGFVRTLPDRLLIGLKENWMELRPSKGKH from the exons ATGCCGATATGTTTTGGTATTAAAGAATTTGCCATAATTACTGGACTTAGATGTCATCATGCTGTTCAGCCTCTTCCTATTGTTAAGCCAAAGAATACAACCAACAAAACAAAGAAAGTCAAAGGCAAAGAAAAAATAGCTGATGATGATGACTTGGTGGATATTGTTGGTAAGAGCTACAGAAGCACAAATTTGCTCACAGATCTGGAGTCTAAAACACTTTCAAGTAAGCACAAAGAGTCACTGCGCTTAGTTTGGTTCGTGCATGCTATTCTATGGGCCAAAGACACCAAACAAGTCATACCAACTAGTTTGTTAAAGTTATCTCAGGATCGTGAGGAATTCAACAACTATCCATGGGGACACGAAAGCTACAATTTAACTGTTAAATATTTGTTGCAAAA GCTTGGGCATTTGAAGCCCTTCCGCACCTCCGACAGCAAGTCAAGGACTACTCTGAAAAGGTTTCTTATCCAAGGATCCTTAGATGGTTGTCTGCCAAGAACAACCAAAAAGCGAATGTTGTCGACTTGTTCACCCCTCCTGATGATGCA ATTGTGCATCCGTGGCTCATCCCTACTGATTTCGAATCAACCATGCCAGCACCTTCTTACTTTAGGATTTGTGAGAACTTTACCTGACAGGTTATTGATAGGATTAAAAGAGAATTGGATGGAGTTACGTCCATCAAAAGGGAAGCACTAG